Below is a genomic region from Arcobacter sp. F2176.
TAGCATTTGAAGAACTTGGTATGGAAGCTATATATGAATTTGAGGTTAAAGACATGCCTGTTACTGTAGCTGTTGATACTGAGGGTACTTCTATTCACACTACTGGTCCTGCTAAGTGGAGAACTATTTAAAAATTTAGTACAAAGCGAGAAGCTTTGTACTATTTATTTAAAAAAACATATGGATTTTGAGCTACCATTTTTTTATGACAACTCTTTTTAGTTTCACCTTCATGTGAATGTGAATGACAAGAAGAACTTTTATCTCCTTTATGTTCTTTAACTATTTTTTGAAGTTCATCTATTGATAACTCTTTTAAACTATTAGTTGTATAGTTTTCTAATACCTCATTTGTAGTAACTCTATCATTACCTGCATACAATACTTTTATAGGCGTTTTAGAAATAGCTTCAAAAGGTTTAGAACCCATCTCTTTTATTACTATTGTATCTACGCCTTTTTCATTAAACCAATTAATAAGTTTTGAACCTTTTCCATATGGATTTTCTTCAACACTTAAATTTTTGCCATCAAAAAAAGCAAAATATTTTGCTTTACCAAACAGTGGTGATACCGCTGCATTTTCTTTATTTGTTTTTAGAGGGAATGTAATCATTTTATTGTCCTTTTTATATATTATTTTGTATTAAATCTATATTTTCTTTATATTATGTTCTATCAATTTAAAAGAAATATAAATCACCAGAGGCCAGGAAACAAGCCAAATAATTGAACTTAAATACTCCATTTTAACTCCTAATATTTATGAGTATGAGAATTTTCCATCTCATCTTTAGTTATTTTCACTTTGTCCATTTGATACCAAGCATAAGTTATATATGCCAAAACAAAAGGAACAATTAGTGAAACATAAGACATAGTAGTCAAAGTATAATGACTTCCTGAACTATTTTGAATAGTCAATGAACTTTGAATATCATAAAATGAAGGGTAATATGAAGTTCCATTTAATCCAACATTTAAAAATAAAGCCATTACAGTTAATACGATACCAACACCAGCTGTTTTGATACAACAAGTTTTATTAAAATGAATGGTCATAAAAACTGCAATTATAACCATCAACAAGCCTATTAAGAACATTCCTAAAACTATTGGCATTTCTACAAAATTATATAAATATTTGTACTCTTGATAATATACCAATCCATTATTATCATAAGCAAAACCACTTTTACTCAAAAGTAAATATAAGAAAATCAAAAAGAAAAATAGAAAAAAAAGCATATCAATTTTTATACTTCTTATTGCTCTTTGTTTTATGGTTTCATTATCAATATTATTTATAAAATATAAGGCTCCTGAAATTCTCACTAGAAAAAATAGTGCAAAACCTAAAGATAGATTAAATATATTACTTGCAGCTTCTAATCCTCTATATGAGCCATGCCAATGTGAGAAATTATTTGTATCCACACTAAAGCTTGAACCAGAAAAAAAAGTAGCTATTGCAATTCCTAATAAAATCACACCTACACTTCCATTTATAAAAAGGAACAACTCATAAACTTTTTGCCCTAAAAAATTATTAGCTTTTTTTCTAAATTCATAACTTACCGCTTGAATAATAAAACAAAATAAAATTGCCATCCATACCCAATACGCTCCACCAAAACTTGTAGAATAAAATAAAGGAAAAGCAGCAAAAAGTGCTCCACCAAAAAGTACTAATGTAGTAAAACCTAATTCCCATTTTCTACCAAGAGAATTTATAAGCATAGTTTTTAACGTCTCATCACCCTTTGATAATCTCCCCAATAGTGTTTGACCACCTTGAACAAACATAATAAAAGCAAATAAGCCACCTAAAAGTGAAATTATTATCCACCAATACTGTTGTAATTGAAGTAAAGTAAGATTTTCAAACATATTAATGTCCTCCCTCAAAACCAAGAGATATTTGTTTAAGCATAATCTTTATCTCAGCTACAAGAAGCAATGTAAATAAAACAGCAAACAGAAAAAAGGTTGCTTGTACACTTGTAGATGAGATATCAGTAACAGCAATTCCAACTGGCATCAAATTTTGTATAGCCCAAGGTTGTCTACCAACTTCAGCAACTATCCAGCCTGCTTCACTTGCAATATATCCTAAAGGAATAGAGACTATTGAAAATATTAAAAGAAGTTTATATTTTGATATCTCTCTTTTTATACTAAAAAATAAAATCAAAACAAAAAGAAGGAAAAACCATGTTCCAAGAGCTACCATTGTATGAAAAGAATAAAATGTAATTGCAACAGGAGGAACAACATCTTCTGGTTTTTTCAAATGTCCATACCCAAAGTATTTCATGTTTTTTTCTAAAATAGACTTACTTGTTAGCTGACTTACCATATCACCACTTTTTTTTGCTTCTTTGTACTCTTTTAGAGCATCAATTGCAATTTTTCCTTTTAGCATTTTTGACTTAACAGATTCGATACCATATTTTTCATTTCCATAAACCAAATCTTTTAAACCAGGAACAAAAGAATCTATATCATGAAAAGCCAAAAAAGAAAGGGCATAAGGAGCATTGATTTCAAATAAATAACTCTCTTCATCATTATTTAAATTCTTCTTAGGATTTAAAATACCAATACCTGTTATTCCAGCTTTCTCTTTACCCTCATATAAACCTTCCATTGCTGCTAATTTTACAGGTTGTTTTAAAGCAACTTGGTGGGCTGATTCATCTCCCGTTAATAAAATAAATATTGAAGTGATTAGTCCAAAAGTAGCACCAACTATCATTGATTTTTTTGCAAATTTGGTTTCTCTTTTTTTCAATAAAAACCAAGCAGATACTCCTACTACAAATAAAGAAGCCATAATATAACCACTTGAAATTGTGTGTAAAAATTTTGTTATGGCAACTGGAGATAAAATCACATCCCAAAAATTATTCATCTCATTTCTAACTGTATCTGGATTAAATTTTACTCCAACAGGATATTGCATCCAACCATTTGCTACTAAAATCCACAAAGCACTTAAATTTGAACCAATGGCTACAAGCCAAGTTGAAAGAAGATGAAATTTTTTACTTACCTTATCCCAACCAAAAAACATAACAGCAAAAAAAGTTGACTCCATAAAAAATGCCAAAAGTCCTTCTATTGCTAAAGGAGCGCCAAAAATATCTCCAACAAACCACGAATAATTTGCCCAATTAGTTCCAAATTCAAACTCCATAATAAGACCAGTTGCAACCCCTATAGCAAAGTTTATAGCAAATAATCCCATCCAGAATTTTGTTGTTTTTTTCCAAAATTCATCGCCAGTTTTTACATAAATAGTTTCCATAAAAGCTATGATAAATCCTAATCCTAAAGTTAATGGAACAAAAAGCCAATGATAAATAGCGGTTAATGCAAATTGAGCCCTAGACCAATCTACTAAATGTGCTTCCATATTTAGTCCTTTGTGATATTTTTATATACAAAATTTATTTTTTCTTTAGTGGTTTTATATTCACTATTTAATGATTTGTCATAAATATAAAAATTTAGAAGAGTTATAATTACAATTAATTTTATAATTATGATTTTCCATAAAGTTTTACCTATAGTTAGACTTTTAAAGCCATCAATATAAAATTTGAAGATTCTTAAATAATTGTACATTTCTTGATTCTTTAATAATTTAAACTTATTATTTTTTTGTAAGTATACAACTTAAATATTAATTTATTATAAATAATATTATTATCTAAGCTTATAATAAAAGAGAAAATATGCTATAAAATTTTATTTATTCACATGTCAAATTACTATTTTTATACCTTTAATACCTATTTTATAATATAATATATAAAATTATAAAAGTCTTGAAATGAAATTATCTAACTTAATCTTAAAAGCCATTTTTTACACAGCTATAATATCTACATTTCTTGCATTTACAATTAGTACATTTTTTGAATACAAAAATTTCTTAAAAGAAAGTGAACAAATTAGAAGTGATTTTATTAATCAAAAGAAAAATGAAATAAAGCGTGAAGTAAATAAGATGTATGACTATATATCATATAATGAAAAAAATATTAAAATAAAAACAAAAGAGAAATTAAGAAATAGAGTTAATGATGCTTATTTAATTGCTTACAAGATATATAATAAATACAAAAATACAAAAAATGAAAAAGAGATTCAATATCTTATAATAACTTCACTTGAGAATATTACTTATGAATCAGATACATACTTTTTTATTAATTCAAATCAAGGCCGAGCAATACTTTTTAATAAAAAATCTTATTTAGAAGATAATAAAGATATTTGGAATTTAAAAGATGAAAAAGGAAATTATTTTATCCAAAAACAAAGTAATATCGCTTTAAATAAAAAAGAGGGTTTTGTTGATAACTATTTTATCAAACCCAATACTGATGATAATAAATCATATGATAAATTGTCCTTTATTAAACTATTTGAACCATATAATTGGCATATAGGAATGGGGTTTTATATCGATGACCTTACTAAGGAGAGTAAAAATGAAGTATTAAAATATATTGCTTCAATTAGATATGGTAAAGATGGATATTTTTTCATTAACACTTTAGATAAAAAAGCACTAATTCACGATGGAAAAGAAGCCATTCCACCTATAGAATATCCAAATGAATCCCTGTTTAAAAAGCAACTAGAGGCATTAAAGAATCCTGATGGTGGATTTTTCTTTTATAAATTTAAAAAATTGAACTCTGCTGATGAAAAGTATGAAAAACTAGCATTTGTAAAAGAGTATGCAAAATGGAGATGGATTATTGGTACAGGTTCATATATGGATGAACTTGATAATGAATTATTAAAAAAACAAAATCAATTGAAAAATGCAATTTTTACAAAATCGAGTATTATTCTTTTAATATTTGTTTTTTTATTTATTCTTATTTACTTTGTATCTAAAAGAATAACCTCTTTTATTGAATCAAATATAATAAATTTAATTTCGCTTTTTAATTCAGCTTCTTCAAATCTGAAAAAAATAAATTTAGATAAATTTTCTTTTACAGAGTTTAGAACTATTGCAAAAAAACTAAACAAAACATTGAAACTTAGAAATAAAGCAGAAAAAAGAGTTCGAGACCTTTTAGAAATTGTTAATAAAAATGTAATCATATCAACTACAGATGCTAAAGGTAAAATAACAAGTGCTAATGATTCATTTTGTAAAATATCTGGGTATGCAGAAGAAGAGTTAATAGGTAAATCACATAATATAGTTCGTCACCCTGGTATTCCAAAAGAGACTTATAAACAGATGTGGAAAGCTTTATTAAATGGTAATATTTGGGAAGGTGAATTAAAAAATAAAAATAAAAATGGTGAAATATATTGGGTAAAAATAACTATTTATCCAACTTATCATAAAGGGAAAATAAAAGGTTATACAGGAATAAAACAAAATATAACAGATAAAAAGAGAGTTGAATATCTATCAATAACAGATGAGCTAACACAAACATACAACAGAAGATACTTTAATACAAAAATTGAAGAAGAAATAAACAGAGCAAAAAGAAATAACTATTTTCTTGCTTTTATTATGTTAGATATTGATTACTTTAAACTTTATAATGACACGTATGGACATCAAAAAGGAGATGAAGCGCTTGTAAAAGTTTCTGAAATATTAATTAAAAATACTGCAAGAGCAAGTGATTTTGCATTTAGATTAGGAGGAGAAGAGTTTGGGATTCTTTTCTCATATAAAAATGAAGAAGAATCCTTAGCATATGCAAATTCAATTAAAAATGAAATTGAAGCTTTAAGAATTGAACATAAAGCGAATAAAATAAGTCCTTACTTAACTATTTCAATTGGATTAGTTGTTACAAAAGGAGAAAAACTTCAAAGTGCTGATAGTGTTTATAAATTAGTCGATGAAGCACTTTATAAAGCAAAAGAAACTGGTAGAAATAAGGTATGTATAAGTATTTAAGAATTATTTTCTTAAATACTTTAAAGCCGTGGCAATAATATCATCATCATCTTTACTTGGAGATTTGATTGTCTCTTTTGTATCATCATTTTTAGTGAAAGTTACATTCATCTCGTAACTTGATACCGTTTTTATCTCTTTTTGTAAAGCTAAAACTTTTATCATAATTAGTTCTAAAAACTGTTTTGTTGGAGTATCTGGTTTCCCAAATCTATCTTCCATCTCTTCTTCAATTTCATAAATAGCTTCTTTTGATTTTGCTTTTCCAAGTCGTCTATAAAGTTCAAGTCTTACTCTATCTTCTACTATGTAATCACTTGAAATAAACGCAGAAATAGCAAGTTTTATATCTACTATTTGACTCTCTTCTTTTGATTCTCCACTAAGTGTTGCTAAGGTATCTTCTAACATCTTAAGATATAGCCCATAACCTATTTGTTTGATATGTCCACTTTGAGCTTCACCTATGATATTACCACCACCTCTTATTTCTAAGTCTTGGTGAGCTAAGGCTGTTCCACTTCCTAAGTATGAGTTCGACTCTAAAGCCAATAATCTTTTTATGGCATCACTTGTGATTTTTTTCTTATCTTCCACTATAAAATAACAAAAACCTTCTTTATGCCCTCGCCCTACTCTTCCTCTTAGTTGATGTAAATCTGCTATTCCAAATCTATCTGCACCATCAATTATCATAGAGTTTGCATTTGGCAAGTGAAGTCCTGATTCTACTATTGAAGTTGCAAGTAAAATATCAAATTTACCATCGTTGAAATCTTCGATTAATTTTTCAGCTTTTACTTGTGTAATTTTTGAGTGAATCATCTCAATTTTTATATTTGGAATAAGATCTTCCATATCTGCTTTTTTTGCTTCCATTGAGGCAATATTATTATGCACATAAAAAAGCTGTCCACCTCTTCTTTTTTCCCTTAAAACTATCTCTTTTATAAGTTTTTCATCAAACTCTTTTACATAAGATCTAACACCTAATCTCTCAGTTGGAGGAGTTAAAAGTGAACTCATACCTTTTAGTTTTGACAAGGCTAAGTTTAGAGTTCGTGGAATTGGAGTTGCACTCATTGAAAAAATATGAACATCTTCTCTTAGTTCTTTTAATTTCTCTTTTTGTTTTACACCAAACTTGTGTTCTTCATCAATCACAACCAAAGCTAAATCTTTTGTTTTAATATCAAGTAAAGAGTGAGTTCCAACTACTAAATCTATATCTCCACTTTCTAATGCTTTTTTAACATAAGTTTTTTCTTTTGCAGTTGTTTTTCCATCAAGTTGAGCCATTCTTATCCCAAATCCATCAAACCTTTTTTTCATACTATGAAAATGTTGAGAAGCCAACAAAGTAGTAGGACATACAAAAAGAGCTTGATATCCATCTAAGATAACTGCTAAAAGTGCATTCATCGCAACTTCTGTTTTACCAAAACCAACATCACCAGAAAGTAATCTATCCATCACTTTTCCACTACTTAAATCATCAAAGAGTTCATTTATACTTCTTTTTTGATCTTTAGTATAATCAAAACCGGCACTAGTGCTAAAATCTTTTAATATCTTTTTATCACAATTTATTTTTATGCCATTTACAAGTTCTCTTGCAGCTGCTAATTTTATAATATCATTTGCAATTGCAAAAAGTCTATCTTTTACTTTATCTTTTAGTTTTGCAAAACTTCCCTTACCAAGTGTATCAACAACAGCATAAGAACTACCATCTGCCACATACCTATCTATTAAATCTATATTTTCAACTGGTATTAAAAGTTTATCTTCATTTGCATATGCAACTATTACAAAATCTCTTTTTGCACCCATTACAACAACAGGTTCTATTCCTTTATACTGTCCAATACCATGTTGTTCATGAACTACATAGTCATTTACAAGAAGTTCATCAAGTACAAGCTTAATTTTCTTTTTTCTTTTTTTCTTTATCTCTTTGTTAAGTGATATAATGACCTCATCATCACTTACTAAATTTATAATATATGGTTCAAAAACATACTTGATATTTTTATCACTTAGTTCTAAATCAAAGCTTTTTACCTTAGCTTCAGTACTTGAAATGATTATATGTTTTTTACCTTCATGAAAACTCAAAAACTCTTTTATATTTGCAGGTTCTATTTTTTGGTATTTTTTCGCTTTTGGTATTTTCGGTAGAGTTAAAAACTTCTCTTTATCGATTCTTTTTGCTTCAAAGATATATGCTTCATCAAGTTCATCAAGGGCAGTATAAGTAATATATGAAGTAAACTTAGAAGGCAAATACTCTCCCAAATCATCCAAATACCAAAACCCTAAAGAGTGAATATCTTTTATAAAAGCATCACTTTGTACAGTTTCAAGCTCTTCATTTATCCTATTTATCTCTTCTTCATTCAAAGCTAAAAATGCAGGAGTAATATTAAAAAAGTCTATCTCTTCTTTTGATGATTTTTGATCTTCAATATCAAACTCTCTGATACTTTCAACCTCATCATCAAACAAACTTACTCTAAAACCTTTATTTGCTCCTAAAGGACAAATATCAAGTATATCACCTCGAAGAGAGACTTCTCCCTCACTTGTAACAATATCTACAAAATAATATCCCCAATTGTAAAGTTTATCTTTTAATTTATCCAAATCAATAGTTGAAGCAAACTCTATTTTAAAAGAGTCAAAACACTTCTCAACTGGCATTTTATATGAAGCTGTTCGTAAGGGTACAACTAGAACTTTATTCTCTTTCTTATAAGAGTAAAACTCATTTAAAGTTTTTGTGATATTTTGTAATTCTTCTGAAAAAGAGAGTAAGTCATCTCCAAAATTTGCTCTAAAATCAGCTAATACAAAAGGTTTTTTTTGATTATAAGATAATACATCAGAGGCTTCTTGTGCCTCTTTATCATCACTTACTATTAAAAGTTTACATTCATTTTTCTCTTTAAAAAATTCAAATAAGCCGTTCAATACTACTTAACCTCTTCAAAATCATTTGTAGTTTTGTCATAAGTATATGGAGGGTATGGTGTTTCATTAAGTAAAAAAACCATATTACAAGAGTCAAACTCGGTTTTTTGTAAACCTTTTTTAAATACTTCTAAAATATATGCTTTTGTAGAAAATGTTGTTGTACTTGAAATCCCAGTATAAACAAACTCTTCCTCTGGAACTATTTTAAATCCCTCTTTTTTTAAGTGCTTTTCAAACTTCTCTTTATCTTTTAAATTTTCTACTTCTAATATAACTACTAATTCAATATTTTCCAATTTATCTCCTAAAGGTACTACTTTAAAATAATTCATACTATTTTTTTTAAAAAGTATTGTATTTAAATAAGCATTAATTTGAGGTTTAAAATTTAAAACAAGGGAAGAATAAAACTTCCTTTTATAATTATTCTTTTAAATTTTAAATATAATTATAATTATGCATATATTTTTTATATATATTAAATTAAACTTATTAAAAGGAATCTACAATGAGGAAAAAATCTAGTTTTGGAAAGAAACTCCTAATAAAAATACTTGGAACCGTTTTTGTTGTTTTAACTCTTGCTTCACTTGCAATTGTTAACTTTTCTTATAAAGCTGCACAAAAAGATGCAGAAGCATTTAGAGAAACATTTGCTTCAAAAAATGCAATTGAAATTAAAAGCGAACTTGATACAGCAATTTCTGTTGCACAAGCTTTTGCCGCTAGAATAGAATCATCTGCAGTTAATAATACACAAATAGACAAAGATGAAATAATTTCTTTGCAAAAATCTATTTTAAATGAAAATAAAACTATTAATAGCATTTGGTATAGTCCTAAATATGGAGAAAAACTAACTCCTAAAATAGAAAATCCCCAAGCTGGAACTGTATATGATAAGCTTGGAATTTTTCATCCATTTACTTCAAAATCAAAAAATGGAATAGTAGTTGCTTCAGGTGCTCCTTATGATGAATCAAAAGGATGGATTAAAGGACCTAAAGATGCTGGTAAGCCTTTTATAACAGCACCATACTATTGGAAAATTGATGGAGTTGAAGAATTATTTATAACAGTTGGTATTCCTATGTATAAAGATGGAGAATTTATTGGTTCTGCTGGAATTGATTTTCTTTTAAAAGGTTTATCAGACTTAGCTTCTCGTGTCAAATTATATGAAAATGGATATGGTTTTATTGTTGATAATAATGGAATAATAATAGGGCATCCAAAAGAAGAAGTTCAAAATAAGAAACTACTTGATATTGTCAAAAATGATAAAGATTATGTAGAGATGCTTGAAAAGAGTAAAAAAGGAGAGAATTATTTCTTCTTTAAAGATTCATTTATCACTGGGCAAACATCGGTTTATTATTCTCAACCATTTAATGTGAAAGATACAGGTACAAATTGGACTTTTGTTATCTCTGCTCCAAAAGAAGAGTACCTTGCAAATGCTAATTTTATTAGAAATATATCAATCATATCTTCGCTAATAAGTCTAATTATAATTGCAATAATTATTCTACTTTCAATTAAACAATTAAATATTTACCTTAAAAAAATATCATTTGGCTTAGAAAGTTTTTTTGAATTCTTAAATACAAAAAAATCTGCAACAAAAGAGATTGATATAAATACGACATGTGAATTTGGAAGAATGGCTCACTCTATTAACGAAAATGTAGAAAAAATAAAAACATCTACACAACAAGATATGGCTCTAATTGATGATGTTAAAGGTATCGCAAGTACTATTACTCAAGGAAAATTTGATAGTAGAGTAACAAAAATAACTTCTACTGATTCATTAAATGAATTAAAAGATATTTTAAATCATATGTTAGAACAATTGGAAAATCAAGTTGGTAAAGATATAAATAAAATTATTCATACCCTAGAGAGTTATTCAAATAGAGATTTTACGATAAAACTTGGAGCTAATTCTGGTAAGATAGGTAAAGAAATTATTCACATGAATGAAATGATTACAAAAATGTTACAAGATAGTCAAGAAGATGGTGTTTCTTTAAAACAAAGTGCTGATAATCTATCAAATAGTGTTAGAACAATTAGTAGCAATGCAACTAAACAAGCTGCGTCATTAGAAGAAACAGCTGCTTCAATTGAAGAAATTACAAGTAATATTGAACAAACAAATATTAAAGCACAACAGATGCATTCAATATCAAATGAGACAAAAGATTCAGCTACTAAAGGTAAACAATTAGCAACAGATACAGCAACTTCCATGGATGATATAAATAATACAGTGCTAAATATAAGTGAAGCTATAACTATGATTGATCAAATAGCATTTCAAACAAATATTTTATCTCTAAATGCAGCAGTTGAAGCTGCAACTGCAGGAGAAGCTGGAAAAGGTTTTGCAGTTGTTGCACAAGAAGTGAGAAACTTAGCTTCAAGAAGTGCAGAAGTTGCAAAAGATATAAAAAATTTAGTTGAAACTGCTACAGAAAAAGCTAATAATGGTAAAAATATTAGTTCTAATATGATTGAAGGATTTACTACTTTAGAAAATAGAATTATAGAAACGAGTAACTTAATCAATGATGTTGCAGCAGCGGCAAACGAACAAAACTTAGGAATACAACAAATTGCAGATGCAGTTAATATGTTAGACAAAGTTACACAAGAAAATGCAGCTATTGCAGAAGAAACAAATGATATTGCAAAGAAAACTAAAGAGATATCTGACAATGTTGTTATAGGAGTAAATAAAAATAATTTTAATGGTAAGAATTTAGCTTAATATTTATTCTAAATTTTTACAGTAAGCTTATGTGAAAAACACTTATAAAAAAGTGTTATTCACATTTATATAAATACTACCTTACTGTAGTTGAAACTAATCCAATAAGACCGCCAAAGACTCCACCCCAAACAACTAACCAGCCAAGGTGCTCTTTAATCATCTTTTGAACAATCTCTTTAACCATCACAGGAGTTAATTCTTCTAGTCTACTATTTACTATTAAGCTAACCTTCTCATAAATGTCATCACTGATATTTGATGTGCCTAAACTTTCGTGTAAAGAGTTTTGAAAAGATTCATTCTTTGAAATAGTAACAATGGCACCTTTTAGTTTCCCTACAAAAGGCTCTTTTAAAGGCTCTAAAGCAGACTCTCCTCCAAATATTCCTAACATATTTCCAAATGGAGATTCTAAAACTGCTTGTTTTAGTGAGTCAAAAGCTGGTGTAAAATTTGTTTTTTCTAATATTGGAGATAAGTCAAAATTTGATTTTTTTGAAGTAAGCTCTTCTTCAAAGAATTTTTGCAAATTTTCTTTTGTAAAGAATTGTTCCATTATTAAAGAATGAATTCCTTTTTTGAACTCTTCAAATCTATTTTCAACGACACCAGAACCATATAAAAAAGGAACTTTTTCAAAAAGCATATGAATTGCTAGAGCATTTGTTATAGCTCCACTTAAAGCAAAAAGTCCCACCATAAAAAGCATATCTTGTTTTAAAACAAAACCTAAAATAACTACCAATAAAGATAATAAATTTGTAACTAATGATTTGTTCAAAAACCTCTCCTTTAACTTTTTTGTGGAGTTTACCATAAACAAACAAAAGAAAAAAGAAAAAAAAGAGTAACCATCATGTAATCATTTAAATATAAAATATCAAATAACAAAAGGACACAAATGGTTAATGTAAAAAAAGAGATAAAGAAAAAATTTCCAAAGCTTGATTTAGAATCATCTTTTATAAATAAATCTTTAATTTCACTTGCAAAAAAAGTAGTACATGAAGACTCTATTAATGAGTTTTTACAAACAAATGCCCACAAAAAAGGTTTTGAATTTGTAGATGCTGTTTTAGATAATTTTGATTTTGACTATACTGTTTCTAGTAATGATATACAAAATATACCAAGTTCTGGGAAAGTGGTAATCATAGCAAATCATCCTTTAGGGGGATTAGATGCTTTATGTTTATTGAAACTTGTAGGAAAAGTTAGAAAAGATGTAAAGATTGTTGCAAATGATTTTTTAGCGGGAATTGAAGCACTTAGTTCTTTATTTGTACCAATTGATAATTATAAAAGAAGACAAAGTAAAAAAGATATCAAAGCTATCTATGATGCACTAAATAATGATGAAGCTATCATAATCTTTCCAGCAGGTGAAGTTAGCCGAGCAACACCAAAAGGAATAAAAGATCCAGTATGGAGTAAAGGTTTTTTAAGTTTTGCACAACATTGTAATGCACCGATTTTACCAATATTAGTTGATGGTAAAAACTCTAAAATATTTTATACAATTTCTATCTTGAATAAGACATTTTCAACTCTGCTTTTATCCCATGAAATGTTTAAAAAAAAATCAAAAAGAATAAGTATAAAAATTGGTGAGATTATTCCAACAGAAAATATTATGCCAAAAGGAATAGATAAAAAATATCTTTTAACTTTATACAAAAAACACTTATATGCACTAAGAAAAGGTAAAAGATCTTTTTTTGTAACTCAAAAGGCAATTGCTCACCCTGAGAGTAGACAAGACATCATGAATGAATTAAAAAATTCAAAGATTATTGGGGAAACTTCAGATGGTAAGGTTATATATTTATATAACTATACTGATGATTCAATTGTCTTAA
It encodes:
- a CDS encoding GNAT family N-acyltransferase gives rise to the protein MVNVKKEIKKKFPKLDLESSFINKSLISLAKKVVHEDSINEFLQTNAHKKGFEFVDAVLDNFDFDYTVSSNDIQNIPSSGKVVIIANHPLGGLDALCLLKLVGKVRKDVKIVANDFLAGIEALSSLFVPIDNYKRRQSKKDIKAIYDALNNDEAIIIFPAGEVSRATPKGIKDPVWSKGFLSFAQHCNAPILPILVDGKNSKIFYTISILNKTFSTLLLSHEMFKKKSKRISIKIGEIIPTENIMPKGIDKKYLLTLYKKHLYALRKGKRSFFVTQKAIAHPESRQDIMNELKNSKIIGETSDGKVIYLYNYTDDSIVLKELGRLRELSFRSVGEGINKKRDTDKYDIYYEHIILWDREALEIVGSYRIGNGKFINSNLGVSGFYSSTLFEYKDEFLTYLDDSIELGRSFVQPKYWGSRALDYLWYGIGAYLKTYPQIKYMYGPVSISASLPKIAKDMLVFYYSHYYSSEKVLLESKIPYQYSIDLKSLKMMFELNDKKNDFKILKTALSNMGIAVPTLYKQYSELCEEGGVNFQGFNVDPDFSNCVDGLIVVEIDKVKDKQKSRYMK